The nucleotide sequence GTTTAATCTTGGGGGTTAAGACGGATTTGAGAGCGAAGAATTACGAGCATTTGAGCTGATCCGTAGAGGCCATTGTCGAGCAGAGTTGCGATTTGGTCCTTGGAGATCTCCATCTCCAAAACCCGTGCACAGAGAGTAGAAATTGAACCAACCAGTGAAACCCCAGTCCGCTCTCTTTTTAAACCCCTCTGAAAAAGGGCGTGTTTGGATGTGACGCAAATCTgtcttgattttcaaattttcgttttcttttttgtgaCGGACGGAACATAAATTTAGTTCGTCAGTGTTACGACGTCGTTTTATAGCTCTAACTGCCTTACCAACGCCGATGGTATATATGGCGAAGTCCCCatttctgtctctctctccCCGATCGCTGCAGATGGGGCGACGAGAAACGCCGCGCGACAACAACGGCGAGAAGATCATGTTTAGAGTAATTAAGGCCGCAATCGAGGGGCAGTCATGTTCAATCTGCTTGAAAGAACTCTGCGATCGTAGAGCTGCAGTTCTTACAATTTGTAAACACGCCTACTGTTTGGATTGTATTTGTAGTTGGAGCAATTTGAAGAGGACATGCCCTCTCTGCAACGCTGAATTCGATTCTTGGTTCTACAACATCAGTTTCTCTTGCCGGAAGTTCCTCAAGAAGCAATTACCAGCTCTCCGGGATGGCAAAGATAGTATTGCGACCGAGGATAATGTCAGTCCCGTAGATTGGCGGAGGTGAGCTTCTGGATGTTCCGTTTCCAGTTCGTTTCGGTATCGGTTTCatgttcttatttttgtttcgtAAATCGTAAATATACTTAGGATAATTCGGAGGTCAAGGGATGGATTGAATAGAGTTGACAGGGGAACAAGACCATTGCCATGGCGGCGATCATTCGGGGCACAGTCGGGATCTGTGCCTTCAGAGGTTATTGCTGAAAGAAAACTTCAATGGCGTGCTAGGTACAAGGATTTTATACATAAATTTTCTGTGCAAGGAAATAATTTTCTTGAATCAAATAAATCATAAGCAGTTGTGCTAGAGTGAATTgcaattataaatatttgtaGAGTATGCATTTTTTGGATCTGTTTGCTCGTACTTGTGCATGACAAATAAATAAGCTTGATGTCAAGGGCTCAACAGAATGAGAGATCTTGTAATGGTTCAGTAACTTAAGTTGTCTCCCCATCTTTAGGAGATAGGAAGACAACAGAAGAAGCTACGAGTTTTGATTATTTGTTCCTTGCAGTGTGTACAGCAGACGGTTGGAAGCTGTTCCTCTATCTCCCCAGAGCTGTTCAAAACAGGTATGTTTCTATGGATGTTGGCGGAATTTCTTGAAGTGTTTTTCTGGTAATGCAGTCAACACAGACACCTGCACTCAGACCCCCCTCCTTCACGACACAACTTCCTTGCTGCCACATTTGTATTATATCAGCAAAGTCGAACTTACGAGGTCATTCTTCCTAGGTTTCTCAAAAAAGTTCTTTTGCTATTAGAAAAAACAACCACCACTTGTTTCCATTTGATGACAAAAGGGGTCTGATAGTTGGAGACAGACAGTTTGGAAGGAGGGTggaggtgaaaaaaaaaaaggaagagaactCATCCTAAGCTATTTATGGTTAAACCCATAACCACTAGGttatcattattttcattctttttgcgTATGATTTAAGTATTTCTATGAATCTAAGCTTCAGTTTTCTGATATACAGGATTTATCAAGAAAAAAGGAACTAATAATGCAGAGAATGGATCCATGGATTAGAAGGGAGCTCCAGGCTATCCTTAGCGATCCAGATCCATCTGTTATAGTTCATGTGGCCTCCTCCCTATTCATTGTTAGCCTTGAGAAAAAGTCCGAAGTCCCTTCAGTGCATCTTGGTGTTGAAGATAATTTTCTGGCACCTTTGCAACCATTTCTTCAGGATTATACCGCCATGTTCTGGCATGAATTAAGGTACATacattttcctcttctttttttttctccttttataATTATCTAAAACAAAATGTGCATGCTGTCCAGATGTTTTTGTGAGAGTTCGTTTCCAATGAAAACTTATGATGCAGTGGTGGAGTATAGAAAGTTGGATTAGGTAGGAAGTTCATGTGGTATCATCGTTGGTCAATCTTATGCTTCTTGCTTGGAGAACATGGAGAACTATCTTGTCTGCTTACGGCACCATTTTCTTTCAGAATTTGCGTGTAAGGGCGAAGCCATCTGTCCATTCTACGGTGACTTCGTTTTAGTTTGGAGAAATACCCAAAATGGTATATGATGGCCTTGTGATACTTGTTTAACTCTAGAGCAACACTGGAGTCGTTACTCGAATTCGAAGGTGTCAACCTCATTTTCAGACAACGCCTAGATGAAATGATTTAGAGACAGATTGGATCTTTTTAATGAAGATGACTTGACTTGTGCAAAAAGGGGTTACTCCTGCGTAATGTTAATAGCTGCACATCATCTCAAGGATAAAAGGTTGGGTGGGGAAACCAAGAACCAGACACTATATTCTCAACGAAACTGGGAAGAGAATCTTCTATTGTAGTGGTGTTTTCTCTGGTGCCCTTGTGGATCTGCTTGAAAGGTTGATTTAAAATTTGAGAATCGcccaaaattttgtgtttgatgaaGAGTCTAAACTCTTTATGGCACCTTGTTTACTTTTGAACCACATCATTACCAATGTAAGGTTTTGCATTTCAGTCTTTTGCTTTGTAAAGTGCTGCATAATTAACATGTAAGTTGACGAATTTTTGTAATTATGATATGCCCATTACAGAACATTTTGTTGTGTTCATAGCTTTTGTATCATTTGACTTGAGCGGGCTATCGCTTAGGGTTTGGCTTACAGCACCACGAAACATTTCCTGGCTCCTCTCCAGTCTTAACTGGCCCGGgcctttcttccttcttttaacatttttatgctgtAACCTGTACGTCAAACAAGTGGACTAACTGTAAGTAAAAAACTAGAGTGCACCCTATAGAATGACTCTCTTAACCTTTAATGGGGAAGTCTCTAAATCTTCTTCCAAATGGATATTGAATGAATGCTGGGGTTACAATGATATTACACATGAATCACAAAATTCCTCCTTCCAAAGTCCCAAGTATCTTAAGTCTCAATCCATTGCTACGAGTTTCCTATACATAGTATACACATTACACACCACATCTTGCATACAGAAACAGCTAAACACAAGAAAAGTATACA is from Tripterygium wilfordii isolate XIE 37 chromosome 14, ASM1340144v1, whole genome shotgun sequence and encodes:
- the LOC120014859 gene encoding uncharacterized protein LOC120014859, translated to MVYMAKSPFLSLSPRSLQMGRRETPRDNNGEKIMFRVIKAAIEGQSCSICLKELCDRRAAVLTICKHAYCLDCICSWSNLKRTCPLCNAEFDSWFYNISFSCRKFLKKQLPALRDGKDSIATEDNVSPVDWRRIIRRSRDGLNRVDRGTRPLPWRRSFGAQSGSVPSEVIAERKLQWRASVYSRRLEAVPLSPQSCSKQDLSRKKELIMQRMDPWIRRELQAILSDPDPSVIVHVASSLFIVSLEKKSEVPSVHLGVEDNFLAPLQPFLQDYTAMFWHELRCFCESSFPMKTYDAVVEYRKLD